TTGCAATACTGTCATCTTCAAAAAAGAATAATTCAACTGTTTACGTGAATAATTGAAAATCTGATTACGCGTAATGATAAACAGAAAACCTTCAAAAGGTTGTTTCTCATCAACTAAATGCCGGGTTTCCCACAATTTAATGAATACTTCTTGTACTATTTCAGCAACATCTTCAGACGACACAAGATACAAACGGGAAAAGTTATATACTTTCTCCCAATAGAGTTTATATATGGATGAAAATGCTTCTTCATCCCCTTCTTTGAATTTTAGAATTAATTCTTTGTGTGTCATTTTAACTTCTATCATACAAAAGTAGATAAATAGTTTTATTAATGAAATAAAAAGTCGAAAAAAGCAGCAAGGAGAAAGATTTTGAAAAAAAGATAAGATTTTCACTAGGGTGTAGGAAATCGAGATGTGTATTTATAACAAACGATCAAAATATATAGAATGAAAACAATAAATAAAAATCATAGATTAATAAAGAATCTATTTCAAGACAAACTCAAAAGACACGAAGTTGGAGCATTATCTGAGATTGATATTGTAGAACAAAGTATGCAGGAACAATGGAAGGAAAATGCTGAAAGAGTAGATCCGGAGATTGGAGAACGGATATGGATTAAGATTCAGAAAGAGTATAAGATGAGTGCTAGAAAGAGGTACTTGTTTCAAATCCAGCAGCCGTTGATTGCCGCTTGCATCACTATAGCATTAATCATTGGAGGATATTTTTTCTATACGGGAGTTTCCACACTGGAAAAGCAAGAGTTTGTAGAAATATTGGCGGAGAGTGATATGTTGTATGTATTGCCGGACAGTTCGAAAGTATGGATGCATCCTGAAAGTTCCATCCGTTATGCGAAGAATTTTACGAAAGACAGAAAAGTATGGTTGAAAGGCAGCTCTTTATTTGAGGTGCAAAAATATCCGGGAAGTAAGTTTCAGGTATGTATAGAAAAAGCCTTTATAGAAGTAAGGGGAACAAAGTTCCTGGTGGAAAAAATAGAGAATGGCAAAAACGAAATAACACTGTTTCACGGATGTATTGCGTTTAATGCGGAACGTACCGGAGAAGAAGTTATAATGAAACCTTTGCAGCAGATAGTATATGATCCCTTTGATAGTAAGATACAAACACGGAATATCGAGAATATAGAATGGCAACACGGAAAGTTCAAGTTTAATGCCATGCCTTTAAAACAATTGCTGCATATCGTTAATCAGATATATAATACCCATATCGTTTTCGAAGGAAAAGGAGAAAATTCTCCTTTTAGTGGTACGATTCGGCAAGATGAATCTTTGGCTGACGTAGTCGATAAAATTTGTTTCATTATGAATCTTCATAAAAAAACGGACGGTGACAAAATAGTCATAAGCAACTAAAAATAACATAATAATTAATCCTATGTCTAATATTAATAATTAAAGCATGAAAGAAAAACATTTTTCTTATTGGCGGTATCTTAGATTTATCGCGGTATTTATGCTCTTGTATCCGATTTCAGTCCTAGCAGCACAAGGACATATTTCGGTAAAGGGACAATTCTCCTTAAAGGAAGCTATTCAGTTTATCGAGAAAAACAGTGAATATACTTTTTTCTATAAAGACAGCGACTTGAGGGATAACACAAAGAAAAACATCAATTGTAGCGGAACCATTGAAGAAGTTTTGAAGAAACTGTTTACAGACAGTGGAGTGAATTACATCATCAAAGGAAATGAAGTTATTTTCAAAGTAAACAAAACGGAGAAAGTAGAACAACAGCAACAACAGAAGAAACGTGTCATTACCGGTACT
The DNA window shown above is from Bacteroides faecium and carries:
- a CDS encoding RNA polymerase sigma-70 factor — translated: MTHKELILKFKEGDEEAFSSIYKLYWEKVYNFSRLYLVSSEDVAEIVQEVFIKLWETRHLVDEKQPFEGFLFIITRNQIFNYSRKQLNYSFLKMTVLQSMEQSYEDEDQLEISDLKKHLSVLISQLPERQQQIFRMSREQHLTYKQIAEQLSISEKTVEYHMTAALKYLRKNLYLLSLFLN
- a CDS encoding FecR family protein, which gives rise to MKTINKNHRLIKNLFQDKLKRHEVGALSEIDIVEQSMQEQWKENAERVDPEIGERIWIKIQKEYKMSARKRYLFQIQQPLIAACITIALIIGGYFFYTGVSTLEKQEFVEILAESDMLYVLPDSSKVWMHPESSIRYAKNFTKDRKVWLKGSSLFEVQKYPGSKFQVCIEKAFIEVRGTKFLVEKIENGKNEITLFHGCIAFNAERTGEEVIMKPLQQIVYDPFDSKIQTRNIENIEWQHGKFKFNAMPLKQLLHIVNQIYNTHIVFEGKGENSPFSGTIRQDESLADVVDKICFIMNLHKKTDGDKIVISN